From Deltaproteobacteria bacterium, a single genomic window includes:
- a CDS encoding outer membrane lipoprotein-sorting protein: protein MVLRDRHGRESVRRMRFKVLEVRGDGDKSLFVFDEPPDVRGTALLTHAHVNTPDDQWLYLPALKRVKRINAARRSGSFMGSEFSYEDMSSHEVDEYTYKYLRDEPCGELTCTVIEQAPLDKKSGYSRKLVWQDTGELRTWKVELYDRRGSHLKTLTLADYRQYLDRYWRAGEQTMVNHLTGASTVLEWTDFRFRTNLDDGEFTRTALRRVR, encoded by the coding sequence ATGGTGCTGCGCGACCGGCACGGTCGGGAGAGCGTCCGGCGGATGCGCTTCAAGGTGCTGGAGGTGCGGGGGGACGGCGACAAGAGCCTGTTCGTGTTCGATGAGCCGCCGGACGTGCGCGGAACCGCCCTCCTGACCCACGCTCACGTCAACACTCCGGACGACCAGTGGCTGTATCTGCCGGCTCTCAAGAGGGTGAAGCGCATCAACGCCGCGAGGCGTTCGGGGTCGTTCATGGGAAGCGAGTTTTCCTACGAAGACATGAGCTCTCACGAGGTGGACGAGTACACCTACAAGTATCTTCGCGACGAGCCCTGCGGGGAGCTCACTTGTACGGTGATCGAGCAAGCTCCCCTGGACAAGAAGTCCGGATACAGCCGCAAGCTCGTTTGGCAGGATACGGGCGAGCTTCGAACCTGGAAGGTCGAGCTTTACGATCGAAGGGGCTCGCACCTGAAGACGCTCACTCTCGCCGACTACCGGCAATACCTGGACCGGTACTGGCGGGCGGGAGAACAGACGATGGTGAATCACCTGACCGGAGCGAGCACGGTGCTTGAATGGACCGATTTCCGGTTCCGCACCAATCTCGACGACGGCGAATTCACCCGAACGGCGCTCCGACGCGTGCGCTGA
- a CDS encoding tryptophan 7-halogenase has protein sequence MDRFPVPHQSRRRRIHPNGAPTRALMQPGGKSLRKIAVVGRGTAGCLAAASVTLRHPDSDHELHHIYDSRIPVIGVGEGSWPSLVQELRQLTHLPHETVQQRLNGTRKYGVAFEGWGRRNRDFTHYFTPQQVSYAYHLSADLMADLLDASTRARHIDAKVLDITRVDGGALVELEGLPPERYDLVFDARGFPKELDPDEHIDISFIPTNTAVIRRCPAIIEEEGAGPVRQHTYTRAVARPHGWIFVIPLTVHTSYGSLLSHKNTNEGGPEELA, from the coding sequence ATGGACCGATTTCCGGTTCCGCACCAATCTCGACGACGGCGAATTCACCCGAACGGCGCTCCGACGCGTGCGCTGATGCAGCCAGGCGGCAAATCCTTGCGGAAGATCGCGGTTGTCGGGCGGGGAACCGCGGGATGCCTGGCGGCTGCCAGCGTCACGCTTCGTCATCCCGACAGCGACCACGAGCTGCACCATATCTATGACTCGCGCATCCCGGTCATCGGCGTGGGCGAAGGCAGTTGGCCGAGCCTGGTGCAGGAGTTGCGGCAACTGACCCATCTGCCTCATGAAACGGTCCAGCAACGCCTGAATGGAACCCGGAAATATGGCGTTGCGTTCGAGGGATGGGGCCGGCGCAATCGGGATTTCACCCACTATTTCACGCCGCAACAGGTGTCCTACGCCTACCATCTCTCCGCCGACCTGATGGCGGATTTGCTGGACGCAAGCACGCGCGCGCGCCACATCGACGCGAAAGTGCTCGATATTACCAGGGTGGACGGCGGCGCGCTGGTGGAACTGGAGGGCTTGCCGCCGGAACGTTACGACTTGGTCTTCGATGCCCGCGGGTTTCCGAAGGAGCTCGATCCCGACGAGCACATCGACATCTCATTCATCCCCACCAATACGGCCGTCATCCGCCGCTGCCCGGCCATCATCGAGGAAGAGGGGGCCGGGCCGGTGCGGCAGCATACGTATACCCGCGCGGTGGCGCGTCCGCACGGTTGGATATTCGTGATTCCGCTGACCGTGCACACCTCCTACGGGTCACTGCTGTCCCACAAAAATACGAATGAAGGAGGACCTGAAGAGCTCGCCT
- a CDS encoding cysteine peptidase family C39 domain-containing protein: MTTPILLQMHATECGAACLGSILAYFGRWVPLTELREKCEVSRDGSSAASIARASRYYGLECRGLSVRADSLKKLPLPLILFWQFTHFVVLEGFDGRNFHLNDPATGRRTLSAEEFTKGYSGIALRFERGADFTPGGERPGLFSQLRTLLAGSWGVLSGVTACGLMLTLLALLVPASLGVFVDDVLDNHGPWGGLVAALLGGGILVYLLSLLKHRFLGRLAARIAVVGSNRGMSRLLRLPVEFFEHRPVGDLTDRVSSIDRIAKNLTEQFVVLLIDMAMSAVLLIAMFTYDVLLTLVVLSLALLHGLLAHLLNALRNIRSQAMRREQGLLLSVGMQMLHHADNLRMTGSDDWFFSRWSGQQARELRARQLYSELGSVNAALPGLIAVLRGAAILGIGGSLVLTGEMTLGTLVGLYILAEMFLAPVGRFLEFADKRRALATDLQRLEDVSKAAEDSVFSRRSPASKSLPTFNGRLHLAGRLELRNVTFGYNKSRPPLIKDFNLLIKPGQRVAVVGPSGSGKSTLARLVSGICQPWSGEILFDGHPRDEIPEDVLRRSISMVDQEAVLFSASLRDNITLWNPAVPDEVIVAATRDASIHEDILLRPHGYATLVEEGGVNFSGGQRQRLEIARALVGHPTVLILDEATSALDAATEEYVDDALRRRGVTCLIVAHRLSTVRDSDEIIVLDKGVEVQRGTHDALIADQDGTYYKLVKSG; this comes from the coding sequence GTGACCACGCCGATTCTGTTGCAGATGCACGCAACGGAATGCGGCGCCGCCTGCCTCGGCAGCATTCTGGCCTACTTCGGGCGCTGGGTGCCGCTTACCGAACTGCGCGAGAAATGCGAGGTGAGCCGGGACGGAAGCAGCGCGGCGAGCATCGCGCGCGCCTCCAGATACTACGGCCTCGAATGCAGGGGGCTCAGCGTACGCGCCGACTCATTGAAGAAGCTGCCGTTGCCCCTGATCCTGTTCTGGCAGTTCACCCATTTCGTCGTCCTCGAAGGATTCGACGGCCGCAATTTCCATCTCAACGACCCGGCCACGGGGCGGCGCACGCTTTCCGCGGAAGAGTTCACCAAGGGCTACAGCGGCATCGCGCTGCGGTTCGAGCGCGGCGCCGACTTCACGCCGGGCGGCGAGCGGCCCGGCCTGTTCAGCCAGTTGCGCACCTTGCTCGCGGGATCGTGGGGGGTGCTTTCCGGGGTGACGGCCTGCGGCCTCATGCTGACGTTGCTGGCGCTTCTTGTTCCCGCATCTCTCGGCGTCTTCGTGGACGATGTCCTGGACAACCATGGGCCTTGGGGCGGATTGGTGGCGGCATTGCTTGGCGGCGGCATCCTGGTGTACCTGCTGTCGCTGCTCAAGCACCGTTTCCTCGGGCGGCTCGCGGCGCGGATTGCGGTGGTGGGCTCCAATCGGGGCATGTCGCGGCTGCTGCGCCTGCCGGTGGAGTTTTTCGAACACAGGCCGGTGGGCGACCTGACCGATCGGGTCTCGTCCATCGACAGAATCGCGAAGAATCTGACCGAGCAGTTTGTGGTGCTCCTGATCGACATGGCGATGAGCGCGGTGCTGCTCATCGCCATGTTCACCTACGACGTCCTGCTTACGCTGGTGGTGCTGTCGCTGGCCCTTCTGCACGGCCTCCTGGCCCACTTGCTCAACGCCCTCCGGAACATTCGCAGCCAGGCCATGAGGCGCGAACAGGGATTGCTGCTCAGCGTCGGCATGCAGATGTTGCATCATGCGGACAACCTGCGCATGACGGGGTCGGACGACTGGTTTTTTTCGCGCTGGAGCGGCCAGCAGGCACGCGAACTGCGCGCGCGCCAGCTCTACTCCGAACTGGGCTCCGTCAATGCCGCGCTTCCGGGCCTGATCGCCGTACTTCGCGGCGCGGCCATCCTGGGCATCGGAGGAAGCCTCGTCCTCACCGGAGAGATGACCCTGGGGACGCTGGTCGGGCTCTATATCCTGGCGGAGATGTTTCTGGCCCCTGTCGGGCGCTTTCTGGAGTTCGCCGACAAACGCCGCGCGCTTGCCACCGACTTGCAGCGCCTGGAGGACGTGTCGAAAGCCGCCGAAGATTCCGTTTTCAGCCGCCGAAGTCCCGCATCGAAGTCACTCCCCACGTTCAACGGCCGGCTTCATCTCGCGGGCCGGCTCGAGCTGCGCAACGTCACCTTCGGTTACAACAAGAGCCGGCCTCCCTTGATCAAGGATTTCAACCTCCTGATCAAGCCGGGTCAGCGGGTCGCCGTGGTCGGTCCCAGCGGCTCCGGGAAGTCGACCCTGGCGCGTCTGGTTTCGGGCATCTGTCAACCCTGGTCGGGCGAGATCCTGTTTGACGGCCATCCGCGGGACGAGATCCCCGAGGACGTGCTGCGGCGCTCCATTTCCATGGTGGACCAGGAGGCCGTGCTCTTCTCCGCGTCCCTGCGCGACAACATTACCTTGTGGAACCCGGCGGTTCCGGATGAAGTCATCGTCGCCGCCACGCGGGATGCCTCCATCCACGAGGACATCCTGCTCAGGCCGCACGGATATGCGACGCTGGTCGAGGAAGGCGGAGTGAATTTCAGCGGCGGCCAGCGGCAAAGGCTGGAGATCGCCCGCGCGCTGGTGGGTCATCCGACGGTGCTCATTCTGGACGAGGCCACCAGTGCGCTGGATGCCGCGACAGAGGAGTATGTCGATGATGCCCTGCGCCGTCGCGGCGTCACCTGCCTGATCGTGGCGCACCGGCTGAGCACCGTGAGGGATAGTGACGAAATCATCGTGCTGGACAAGGGCGTGGAGGTGCAGCGCGGCACGCACGACGCCTTGATCGCGGACCAGGACGGCACGTACTACAAGCTGGTCAAGTCGGGCTGA